The Pecten maximus chromosome 11, xPecMax1.1, whole genome shotgun sequence genome has a segment encoding these proteins:
- the LOC117337147 gene encoding small conductance calcium-activated potassium channel protein 2-like isoform X2: MDKYVDTRMRIRHIVQSAISKMTGSSLVEDPGIPLVDRQNGKYNKYMADDNTSQTDLVSNLTPVSKFDNISYRLSRRKKLIKRRRHVVSVEFTLALIGIVFMLVETELFIQKVITKTDAISLILKSCISISTVFLLVAIISYHITGIQLHMTDNSLEDWRLAVSFPWTYLKIFAELLICAIHPFPSSIEIPGLNPDGKTKMVSIDPILCILMLLRLYLVGKFMVVNSRLLTDTATQSLGALNKVKINTAFVFKALMSSNPGTVLVSIMLAILIVDTWAMRTCEVYYHPDEAHSSFFNAMWMIAITFLTVGYGDIYPNSYCGRFVAVTTGLMGVGTTALLVAVLASKLEQSRAEKYVHNFVSRAQLDKQRKHAAADTIKYVIQLWRLRRQDADDDRKRIRLHGKLLQAIANMREAKNEKACIGESAIGFIEIAKSINEVNEVVDSIQENQRDMQVKINDMESKMDDLANKMDAVYHAIAHR, encoded by the coding sequence AGTAAAATGACCGGAAGTTCACTTGTGGAAGATCCAGGGATACCACTTGTTGATCGCCAGAACGGGAAGTACAACAAATACATGGCGGATGACAATACGAGCCAGACTGATCTTGTTTCCAACCTTACGCCCGTATCCAAATTCGATAACATCAGTTACCGATTGAGCCGGCGTAAGAAGCTAATAAAACGACGACGACATGTAGTAAGCGTTGAGTTCACCCTTGCTCTGATTGGTATTGTGTTTATGTTGGTGGAAACTGAACTCTTTATTCAAAAGGTTATAACTAAAACGGATGCTATATCTTTGATTTTAAAGTCATGCATTTCAATATCAACGGTGTTTTTGTTGGTAGCTATCATATCGTACCACATAACTGGAATCCAGCTCCACATGACTGACAACAGCCTAGAGGATTGGCGCCTTGCTGTCTCTTTTCCTTGGACATACTTAAAAATTTTCGCAGAGCTACTCATCTGCGCAATACATCCCTTCCCAAGTAGCATTGAAATTCCAGGGTTGAATCCGGATGGGAAAACCAAAATGGTGTCCATTGATCCGATCCTCTGTATTCTCATGCTACTTCGTCTGTATTTGGTCGGTAAGTTTATGGTTGTAAATAGTCGTTTGCTAACAGACACGGCTACTCAAAGTCTTGGTGCTTTAAACAAAGTCAAAATCAACACTGCATTTGTTTTCAAAGCACTGATGTCATCCAATCCTGGGACTGTCTTGGTCAGTATAATGCTTGCAATTTTGATAGTAGATACTTGGGCCATGCGCACTTGTGAAGTTTATTATCATCCTGACGAGGCACATTCCAGTTTTTTCAACGCCATGTGGATGATTGCTATCACATTCCTAACGGTTGGGTATGGTGATATATACCCAAACTCATATTGCGGGAGATTTGTTGCTGTAACAACAGGATTGATGGGAGTTGGAACTACGGCTCTTCTTGTAGCCGTACTTGCTTCAAAACTCGAGCAAAGTCGCGCTGAAAAATACGTCCATAATTTTGTATCACGTGCTCAGCTTGACAAACAACGGAAGCATGCAGCAGCCGATACCATAAAATACGTCATTCAACTATGGCGTCTTCGGCGGCAGGATGCTGATGACGACCGGAAGCGGATACGACTTCATGGAAAGTTACTCCAAGCAATTGCGAATATGCGCGAAGCGAAAAATGAAAAGGCGTGCATAGGTGAAAGCGCTATAGGGTTTATCGAGATAGCAAAATCGATAAATGAAGTGAACGAAGTGGTGGATAGTATACAGGAAAACCAGAGAGATATGCAGGTTAAGATAAACGATATGGAATCCAAGATGGATGACCTTGCCAACAAAATGGATGCTGTTTATCATGCAATTGCTCATAGATAG
- the LOC117337146 gene encoding small conductance calcium-activated potassium channel protein 2-like, with product MMHEEYEEMELDSPKTPLFKFIRSKMTYSGNDISLNKNDEIRIKNRDEPNALPLGDRINLRKEYIQRRRWIVDLEFVFAMAGIILMMIETELYISHNIAKTSVISLGIKCIISVTTAALLVTICINYYTVVQIKVLDVGVKDWRSVITTWMVCSLLLEIIVCSPHPFPGDYNIVYTSPGGNQRLVSIDAVLSILMMTRLYLVGKFAVVHSRLLTDTSTSSIGTLSKVKINTKFVFRAAMTNRPGMLIFLVMVITFLVNTWAMRTCEIYYEPVNSKNTYLETMWLVAITFLTVGYGDATPSSYCGRYISIITGSMGVVTTALLVAMLARNLEQSRQEKYVFNFVSRMQIESRKKNAAANAIKNVLKIWTLKKHGEGQSKDVRKYTDRLKHALKEINIARDEMDHIGDGMLGMVDVAHTVDRIGTVVDRNFHGQNKLEMRINSLDMRLSNIEDKLNEIRTLLSAKFR from the coding sequence ATGATGCACGAAGAATATGAAGAAATGGAGTTAGATTCACCTAAAACGCCTCTGTTCAAATTCATCAGAAGTAAGATGACGTACTCTGGAAATGACATCAGTCTGAATAAAAATGACGAAATCCGGATTAAAAATCGTGATGAACCGAACGCTTTACCTCTAGGAGATCGGATAAATCTACGTAAGGAGTATATACAACGCAGACGCTGGATTGTTGATTTAGAATTCGTCTTTGCGATGGCTGGTATAATTCTGATGATGATTGAAACAGAGCTGTACATCAGTCACAACATAGCCAAGACTAGTGTAATATCTCTGGGAATAAAGTGTATTATCTCCGTCACAACAGCTGCACTGCTGGTCACTATCTGTATCAACTACTACACAGTGGTACAGATCAAAGTTTTAGATGTCGGTGTGAAAGATTGGCGGTCAGTAATTACGACATGGATGGTTTGCAGTTTACTTCTAGAAATCATTGTGTGTTCTCCACATCCGTTTCCTGGTGACTATAACATCGTGTATACGTCCCCTGGCGGAAACCAACGATTGGTCAGCATTGACGCGGTATTATCCATTCTAATGATGACCAGGCTGTATTTGGTTGGGAAGTTTGCCGTTGTGCACAGCCGGCTGTTGACCGACACGTCCACTAGTAGTATAGGAACATTGAGTAAGGTGAAAATCAACACCAAGTTTGTCTTCAGGGCTGCCATGACAAATAGACCGGGCATGTTGATTTTCCTGGTCATGGTGATCACATTCCTTGTAAACACGTGGGCGATGAGAACTTGCGAGATTTACTACGAACCAGTAAACAGTAAGAACACTTATTTAGAAACCATGTGGCTGGTCGCCATCACCTTCCTGACAGTCGGGTATGGTGACGCCACGCCTAGTAGCTACTGCGGAAGATACATCTCAATAATCACGGGCAGTATGGGTGTGGTGACGACAGCTCTTCTCGTTGCAATGTTGGCGAGGAATCTTGAACAGTCTCGACaagaaaaatatgtatttaatttcGTATCGAGGATGCAGATTGAGAGCAGAAAGAAAAATGCCGCCGCCAATGCCATTAAAAACGTTTTAAAGATATGGACTCTGAAAAAACATGGCGAAGGTCAAAGTAAAGACGTGCGGAAATATACTGATCGCTTAAAGCACGCCCTGAAGGAAATAAATATTGCGCGAGATGAAATGGATCATATTGGTGACGGAATGCTGGGAATGGTGGATGTGGCTCACACTGTAGACCGGATAGGGACGGTAGTGGACAGGAACTTTCACGGACAGAATAAACTAGAGATGAGAATTAACTCCCTTGATATGCGGCTCTCTAACATAGAAGACAAACTTAACGAAATCCGAACGCTTTTGTCTGCAAAGTTTAGGTAg
- the LOC117337147 gene encoding small conductance calcium-activated potassium channel protein 2-like isoform X1: METTFFQHDVVQKQGDDDANGSKMTGSSLVEDPGIPLVDRQNGKYNKYMADDNTSQTDLVSNLTPVSKFDNISYRLSRRKKLIKRRRHVVSVEFTLALIGIVFMLVETELFIQKVITKTDAISLILKSCISISTVFLLVAIISYHITGIQLHMTDNSLEDWRLAVSFPWTYLKIFAELLICAIHPFPSSIEIPGLNPDGKTKMVSIDPILCILMLLRLYLVGKFMVVNSRLLTDTATQSLGALNKVKINTAFVFKALMSSNPGTVLVSIMLAILIVDTWAMRTCEVYYHPDEAHSSFFNAMWMIAITFLTVGYGDIYPNSYCGRFVAVTTGLMGVGTTALLVAVLASKLEQSRAEKYVHNFVSRAQLDKQRKHAAADTIKYVIQLWRLRRQDADDDRKRIRLHGKLLQAIANMREAKNEKACIGESAIGFIEIAKSINEVNEVVDSIQENQRDMQVKINDMESKMDDLANKMDAVYHAIAHR, from the coding sequence AGTAAAATGACCGGAAGTTCACTTGTGGAAGATCCAGGGATACCACTTGTTGATCGCCAGAACGGGAAGTACAACAAATACATGGCGGATGACAATACGAGCCAGACTGATCTTGTTTCCAACCTTACGCCCGTATCCAAATTCGATAACATCAGTTACCGATTGAGCCGGCGTAAGAAGCTAATAAAACGACGACGACATGTAGTAAGCGTTGAGTTCACCCTTGCTCTGATTGGTATTGTGTTTATGTTGGTGGAAACTGAACTCTTTATTCAAAAGGTTATAACTAAAACGGATGCTATATCTTTGATTTTAAAGTCATGCATTTCAATATCAACGGTGTTTTTGTTGGTAGCTATCATATCGTACCACATAACTGGAATCCAGCTCCACATGACTGACAACAGCCTAGAGGATTGGCGCCTTGCTGTCTCTTTTCCTTGGACATACTTAAAAATTTTCGCAGAGCTACTCATCTGCGCAATACATCCCTTCCCAAGTAGCATTGAAATTCCAGGGTTGAATCCGGATGGGAAAACCAAAATGGTGTCCATTGATCCGATCCTCTGTATTCTCATGCTACTTCGTCTGTATTTGGTCGGTAAGTTTATGGTTGTAAATAGTCGTTTGCTAACAGACACGGCTACTCAAAGTCTTGGTGCTTTAAACAAAGTCAAAATCAACACTGCATTTGTTTTCAAAGCACTGATGTCATCCAATCCTGGGACTGTCTTGGTCAGTATAATGCTTGCAATTTTGATAGTAGATACTTGGGCCATGCGCACTTGTGAAGTTTATTATCATCCTGACGAGGCACATTCCAGTTTTTTCAACGCCATGTGGATGATTGCTATCACATTCCTAACGGTTGGGTATGGTGATATATACCCAAACTCATATTGCGGGAGATTTGTTGCTGTAACAACAGGATTGATGGGAGTTGGAACTACGGCTCTTCTTGTAGCCGTACTTGCTTCAAAACTCGAGCAAAGTCGCGCTGAAAAATACGTCCATAATTTTGTATCACGTGCTCAGCTTGACAAACAACGGAAGCATGCAGCAGCCGATACCATAAAATACGTCATTCAACTATGGCGTCTTCGGCGGCAGGATGCTGATGACGACCGGAAGCGGATACGACTTCATGGAAAGTTACTCCAAGCAATTGCGAATATGCGCGAAGCGAAAAATGAAAAGGCGTGCATAGGTGAAAGCGCTATAGGGTTTATCGAGATAGCAAAATCGATAAATGAAGTGAACGAAGTGGTGGATAGTATACAGGAAAACCAGAGAGATATGCAGGTTAAGATAAACGATATGGAATCCAAGATGGATGACCTTGCCAACAAAATGGATGCTGTTTATCATGCAATTGCTCATAGATAG